A single window of Salvia splendens isolate huo1 chromosome 6, SspV2, whole genome shotgun sequence DNA harbors:
- the LOC121809323 gene encoding pentatricopeptide repeat-containing protein At1g80270, mitochondrial-like, with the protein MWAIRRTSIHLKSRALNSSTSRVRYVNSEISGCCFESCNGESRGKLLDASMCSKRLCNTFVPSKSCLKAHTFCSHAGAEHDDVFPVLRAQQGAVEEAASGVEMDDALILEPEITLGESLVDDTEADVGKEKTHKIKAPSGMTRAILADTRLPVSRALEKWVEAGNEVTLAEVSTNILYFRKRRMFSQALQLSEWLESSKITELTESNYASRVDLIAKVRGIVEAEKYIQQIIPKSLRTEVVYRTLLAACVTAVDVNKAEELFSKMKELFPISCFSCDQLLLLYKRTNRNKIADVLSLMKRENIKLSSFTYKILIDAKWQSGHISGIERLLEEMKSDGLEPSMHILASVAKSYLDSGLKAKAEAVLKDMEGGDLTENRWACRFLLPIYGSLGRADEVERIWRECESNPDMAECIAGIQAWGRLNRIEDAEAVFSKLLRVVRRPSSKHYSLMLNMYADNKMLDKGEEVVKRMTESGVTITPPAWHALVNLYARGGEVGRAESILQKGLGGRRGMHLLGAFLSILDAYAEKGDVQNAERMFLKMKRTGFTSSARPYRSLLYAYINAKVPAYGLRERMKSDNIIPDQKLAGLLARASKLDGLGVNKDI; encoded by the exons ATGTGGGCGATTCGAAGAACCTCCATTCATCTCAA AAGCCGCGCTTTAAATTCAAGCACCTCCCGAGTTAGATATGTGAATTCGGAGATATCAGGTTGTTGCTTTGAGAGTTGCAATGGTGAATCTCGAGGGAAATTATTGGATGCATCAATGTGCTCAAAAAGATTGTGCAACACATTTGTTCCTTCAAAATCGTGCTTGAAAGCTCACACCTTTTGTTCCCATGCTGGTGCTGAGCATGATGATGTTTTTCCTGTGCTTCGAGCTCAACAAGGTGCAGTCGAGGAGGCTGCATCTGGAGTTGAGATGGATGATGCGTTGATTCTCGAGCCAGAGATTACACTGGGTGAGAGTCTTGTTGATGATACCGAGGCTGATGTCGGGAAAGAGAAAACTCATAAAATTAAAGCCCCTTCTGGCATGACTAGGGCTATACTTGCTGATACGAGATTACCGGTGAGCAGGGCTTTGGAGAAGTGGGTTGAAGCTGGGAATGAGGTGACCCTTGCAGAAGTATCAACAAACATATTGTATTTTCGGAAAAGGAGAATGTTCAGCCAGGCCTTGCAG CTCTCCGAGTGGTTGGAGTCAAGCAAGATTACTGAGTTAACAGAAAGCAATTATGCTTCTCGTGTTGATTTAATAGCCAAGGTGCGTGGGATAGTCGAGGCAGAAAAGTACATTCAGCAGATTATTCCCAAATCTCTAAGAACTGAAGTTGTCTACCGAACTCTATTGGCAGCTTGTGTCACTGCAGTTGATGTGAACAAGGCTGAGGAGCTTTTCAGTAAAATGAAGGAGTTGTTCCCCATTTCATGCTTTTCGTGTGACCAGTTGCTACTTCTGTACAAGAGGACGAACCGGAACAAAATCGCTGATGTCTTGTCAttgatgaagagagaaaatatcaaACTGTCCAGTTTCACTTACAAGATTTTGATTGACGCGAAGTGGCAGTCTGGTCATATTAGTGGGATTGAGCGGCTTTTAGAAGAAATGAAGTCCGACGGTTTAGAACCTAGTATGCACATTCTGGCGTCTGTGGCCAAGTCTTATCTCGACAGCGGCCTGAAAGCTAAGGCCGAGGCTGTATTGAAGGATATGGAAGGGGGCGATTTGACTGAGAATCGTTGGGCTTGTCGGTTTCTGCTTCCCATTTACGGTTCCCTTGGAAGGGCAGACGAAGTTGAGAGAATCTGGAGAGAATGTGAGTCCAATCCCGATATGGCGGAGTGCATAGCTGGCATCCAAGCATGGGGGCGGCTCAACAGAATCGAAGATGCTGAGGCGGTCTTCAGCAAATTGCTGAGAGTTGTGAGGAGGCCCTCTTCAAAGCATTATTCTCTGATGCTAAACATGTATGCAGACAACAAGATGCTGGATAAAGGGGAGGAGGTCGTGAAACGTATGACCGAGAGCGGCGTCACGATCACGCCACCGGCCTGGCACGCGCTTGTGAACCTCTATGCTCGAGGTGGAGAAGTGGGAAGAGCCGAATCGATTCTTCAGAAGGGCCTTGGCGGTAGAAGGGGAATGCATCTTCTTGGTGCTTTCTTGAGTATCTTGGATGCCTATGCAGAAAAAGGGGATGTGCAAAATGCAGAGAGGATGTTTCTCAAGATGAAACGGACCGGCTTCACGTCGTCAGCCAGGCCTTATCGGTCCCTCCTCTATGCGTACATCAACGCTAAAGTGCCGGCGTATGGGTTGAGGGAGAGGATGAAGTCTGATAACATAATCCCAGATCAAAAACTAGCTGGTTTATTGGCTCGAGCAAGTAAATTGGATGGTTTAGGAGTGAACAAGGACATTTGA